In Solanum pennellii chromosome 3, SPENNV200, a single window of DNA contains:
- the LOC107012792 gene encoding uncharacterized protein LOC107012792 isoform X1 — protein sequence MPNWELKHCCKHEQIVFLATLGVCAVVILALWRTVLLLPFKLVTVFIHEASHAIACKLTCGHVEGIQVHANEGGTTQTRGGVYWFILPAGYLGSAFWGMVLVLASTKLLSARIAAGCLVVTLIVVLFVAKNWTLRGLCIGFVLFLAVVWILQETTKIKILRYIILFIGVMNSLFSVYDIYDDLISRRVNSSDAEKFAEVCPCPCTGVGWGVIWGLISFLFLCGATYLSLVILS from the exons ATGCCAAATTGGGAGCTGAAGCATTGTTGCAAGCATGAACAAATCGTTTTTCTCGCAACTCTTGGTGTTTGTGCTGTTGTCATTCTTGCA CTATGGAGGACAGTGCTGCTACTACCTTTCAAGCTCGTTACCGTGTTTATTCATGAAGCTAGTCATGCCATAGCTTGCAAACTTACTTGCGGACAT GTTGAGGGAATACAGGTTCATGCTAATGAAGGTGGCACCACACAAACGCGTGGAGGTGTATATTGGTTCATCTTGCCAGCTGGAT ATCTTGGTTCAGCATTTTGGGGAATGGTTTTAGTGCTTGCATCCACCAAGCTCCTTTCAGCAAGAATTGCAGCAGGATGTTTAGTGGTCACTCtaattgttgttctttttgtggCTAAAAAT TGGACACTCCGGGGCCTTTGTATAG GGTTTGTTCTCTTCCTTGCTGTTGTATGGATTCTGCAAGAAACAACAAAGATAAAAATTCTGCGGTACATCATTTTGTTCATTG GTGTAATGAACAGCTTATTTTCTGTATATG ATATATACGATGATCTGATATCACGAAGAGTTAACTCAAGTGATGCTGAGAAGTTCGCTGAAGTGTGTCCCTGTCCTTGTACTGGTGTTGGCTGGGGAGTTATCTG GGGActcatttctttcttgtttctcTGTGGAGCCACATATCTTAGTTTGGTGATCTTGTCCTAA
- the LOC107012792 gene encoding uncharacterized protein LOC107012792 isoform X2 has product MPNWELKHCCKHEQIVFLATLGVCAVVILAVEGIQVHANEGGTTQTRGGVYWFILPAGYLGSAFWGMVLVLASTKLLSARIAAGCLVVTLIVVLFVAKNWTLRGLCIGFVLFLAVVWILQETTKIKILRYIILFIGVMNSLFSVYDIYDDLISRRVNSSDAEKFAEVCPCPCTGVGWGVIWGLISFLFLCGATYLSLVILS; this is encoded by the exons ATGCCAAATTGGGAGCTGAAGCATTGTTGCAAGCATGAACAAATCGTTTTTCTCGCAACTCTTGGTGTTTGTGCTGTTGTCATTCTTGCA GTTGAGGGAATACAGGTTCATGCTAATGAAGGTGGCACCACACAAACGCGTGGAGGTGTATATTGGTTCATCTTGCCAGCTGGAT ATCTTGGTTCAGCATTTTGGGGAATGGTTTTAGTGCTTGCATCCACCAAGCTCCTTTCAGCAAGAATTGCAGCAGGATGTTTAGTGGTCACTCtaattgttgttctttttgtggCTAAAAAT TGGACACTCCGGGGCCTTTGTATAG GGTTTGTTCTCTTCCTTGCTGTTGTATGGATTCTGCAAGAAACAACAAAGATAAAAATTCTGCGGTACATCATTTTGTTCATTG GTGTAATGAACAGCTTATTTTCTGTATATG ATATATACGATGATCTGATATCACGAAGAGTTAACTCAAGTGATGCTGAGAAGTTCGCTGAAGTGTGTCCCTGTCCTTGTACTGGTGTTGGCTGGGGAGTTATCTG GGGActcatttctttcttgtttctcTGTGGAGCCACATATCTTAGTTTGGTGATCTTGTCCTAA